In the Daphnia pulicaria isolate SC F1-1A chromosome 2, SC_F0-13Bv2, whole genome shotgun sequence genome, one interval contains:
- the LOC124327501 gene encoding myotubularin-related protein 3-like isoform X6 codes for MAQVNGDESVSKYAAVPESGVARLHSAAVPIKQPSVNGKALCSNGSSSSISSFRLSVGSGSSGDTDIQYIKPSELFPKKLAWVEGGSANTIPPPFPLLPGEDIIYEGRAVEGTLYISNYRLYLSKKVPTEAFAIPPALSPQSSVRDVNVPLGLIESIECKDIFYINLYCKDARSFRLIFVNGECCQDWLKRLSQSLNLPRKPEEVFSLAFYAWTRDDDENHLTKPPVNQTMPWWRNLSNYDQPLTGEKLFRFEVERQGYDDSVTWRISSANADFKLSPSYPTHLLVPTSISDDMLEAVAAFRSARRLPAVVWRHKRNGAVLGRCSQPEVGWLGWRSQEDETLLLSILNSCFYDSANNPLRSRHPTPNKDMNSTNEEWNGEGSLSISNGSSSNVECGSLKDLSEDSSCFTQGHKKKMLIVDARSYATAVANRARGGGCEFPQYYPQCDIEFMNLANIHAVRKSFLLLRALCQSAIGNLATTDQSNWFTQLDSTRWLHHMANLLRASWYTAVNLEEHGRPVLVHCSDGWDRTPQIVSLAQIMIDPFYRTVKGFQILVQREWIEFGHKFADRCGLLGGCEDTNERCPVFLQFLDCVHQLMSQFPTAFQFNHAYLVKMVQHIYSNLFGTFLLNTVQERTSHRISERSHSLWSFLLQKSNEYSNYLYELTEEPIWPSYQVRDLYFWSAVYTAELGSMPNDCQTGDCRENSTTVNLNTSVLFSSSSPCSSGYATPQQTALTDSMVDTLAWKNLNIKGGVRNPMEDSTDTLVDDGHKVWQRKSSINMPTTVLDQSDGDMEAGESFPLLEPEPVKEPSYKEHQDPLPSMTHFRSKQLKSPLEEPLCLPQNIASEEDGEDSEVDGRNSYLNNCPTCKRNWDLLNRNQTHSKADPAPMTFNDGEEKAIATTMTRLGDSTATCLGYDLDGLLPSIDRQQVRLGQILAAKDAELDALRRDLHQTRVALCRQVCHDCKSSRKTNSSSKSNSEVRM; via the exons ATGGCACAGGTAAATGGCGATGAAAGTGTTTCTAAATATGCTGCTGTACCCGAAAGTGGGGTTGCGAGGCTCCACAGTGCAGCAGTTCCTATAAAGCAGCCATCAGTAAATGGTAAAGCTCTTTGTAGCAATGGGTCATCATCAAGCATATCGAGTTTCAG GTTAAGTGTGGGAAGTGGCAGTAGTGGAGACACAGACATCCAATACATCAAACCTTCAGAACTATTTCCAAAGAAATTAGCCTGGGTTGAAGGAGGATCTGCCAACACCATCCCACCACCATTCCCTTTGTTACCAGGAGAAGATATAATTTACGAA GGCCGAGCTGTGGAAGGAACATTATACATTTCCAATTACAGACTGTATCTATCTAAAAAAGTTCCCACAGAAGCTTTTGCCATTCCTCCTGCCTTGTCTCCTCAGAGCAGTGTAAGAGATGTAAATGTCCCTTTGGGCTTGATTGAATCGATTGAGTGTAAGGATATATTCTACATTAACTTATACTGCAAAGATGCTAGATCATTCAG ATTAATTTTCGTCAATGGTGAATGTTGCCAAGACTGGCTTAAGCGGCTATCGCAAAGCTTGAATCTCCCCCGCAAGCCCGAAGAAGTTTTTTCTCTGGCTTTCTATGCATGGActcgtgatgatgatgaaaatcaTTTGACGAAGCCACCAGTTAATCAGACTATGCCATGGTGGCGTAATCTATCCAATTATGATCAACCCTTGACGGGAGAGAAATTATTCCGATTTGAG GTTGAACGTCAAGGCTATGATGATTCCGTGACCTGGCGAATCAGCTCGGCTAATGCTGATTTCAAACTGAGTCCATCTTATCCCACTCATCTGCTAGTGCCAACATCTATTTCGGATGATATGCTAGAAG cTGTGGCAGCCTTCAGAAGTGCTCGTCGTCTACCAGCTGTAGTCTGGCGGCATAAGCGAAATGGGGCCGTTCTCGGCCGCTGTTCCCAGCCAGAAGTTGGTTGGCTTGGCTGGCGATCCCAAGAGGATGAAACCCTGCTTCTCTCAATCCTCAATTCTTGTTTCTACGACAGCGCTAATAATCCTCTTCGATCGCGTCATCCAACACCGAACAAAGACATGAATTCCACAAATGAAGAGTGGAATGGTGAAGGATCACTTTCGATTTCAAATGGTAGCTCGAGCAACGTAGAGTGTGGTTCCCTAAAAGATCTTAGTGAAGATTCTTCGTGCTTCACTCAAGGCCACAAAAAA AAAATGCTGATTGTGGACGCACGTAGTTATGCAACTGCTGTTGCAAACCGGGCACGAGGTGGGGGTTGCGAGTTTCCCCAATATTATCCACAATGTGACATTGAATTCATGAATCTTGCCAACATTCATGCTGTACGCAAGAGTTTCCTACTTCTTCGGGCACTTTGTCAGTCAGCCATCGGCAATTTGGCTACTACTGATCAATCCAA CTGGTTCACACAATTGGATTCGACACGGTGGCTTCATCATATGGCAAATTTGCTACGTGCATCGTGGTACACGGCTGTTAATTTGGAAGAACATGGTCGACCGGTCCTCGTTCATTGCAGTGATGGTTGGGACCGAACGCCTCAAATCGTATCCTTAGCTCAGATCATGATTGACCCTTTTTATCGAACCGTTAAA GGTTTTCAGATTCTTGTTCAGCGGGAGTGGATAGAGTTTGGTCACAAGTTTGCCGATCGATGTGGGTTGTTAGGTGGTTGTGAGGATACGAATGAGCGTTGCCCCGTTTTCTTACAGTTTCTTGACTGTGTTCACCAACTGATGAGCCAGTTTCCTACGGCTTTCCAGTTTAATCACGCTTACTTGGTCAAAATGGTGCAACATATTTACTCAAACCTCTTCGGCACTTTTCTGCTCAACACAGTCCAGGAGCGCACTTCCCACCGCATCTCCGAACGTAGCCACAGCCTCTGGAGCTTTTTGCTTCAAAAAAGCAACGAATATTCAAACTATCTGTACGAGTTAACTGAGGAG CCAATTTGGCCTTCTTATCAAGTACGGGATTTGTACTTCTGGTCAGCTGTTTACACAGCCGAATTAGGAAGTATGCCCAACGACTGCCAGACTGGAGATTGTCGGGAAAATTCCACAACTGTTAATCTTAACACTAG TGTCTTgtttagcagcagcagtcctTGTAGCAGTGGATACGCCACTCCACAACAAACAGCTTTGACAGATAGCATGGTTGACACGTTAGCGTGGAAAAATCTTAATATCAAAGGTGGAGTAAGAAATCCAATGGAAGATTCCACTGACACTCTGGTCGACGATGGACACAAAGTATGGcaaagaaaatcttcaatTAACAtg CCCACAACCGTTCTTGATCAATCTGATGGTGATATGGAAGCCGGCGAATCCTTTCCGTTACTTGAACCGGAGCCTGTAAAAGAGCCCTCTTATAAGGAACATCAAGATCCTCTCCCTTCGATGACCCATTTTCGTTCCAAACAATTAAAATCTCCGTTGGAGGAGCCCCTTTGTTTACCACAAAATATTGCAAGTGAAGAAGATGGAGAAGATTCGGAAGTGGACGGCCGGAATTCTTATCTAAATAATTGTCCAACGTGTAAGAGAAATTGGGATCTTCTCAATCGCAACCAGACACACAGTAAAGCTGATCCAGCACCAATGACATTTAATGATGGTGAAGAAAAAGCAATTGCGACGACCATGACACGGCTTGGTGACTCAACTGCTACGTGCCTTGGATATGATTTGGATGGGCTTCTTCCATCAATTGATCGTCAACAAGTTCGTTTAGGGCAGATCCTCGCTGCAAAAGAC GCGGAACTGGATGCTCTGCGTCGTGATTTGCATCAGACCCGAGTA
- the LOC124327526 gene encoding proline-rich protein 11-like, which translates to MRKPPYLSNKKWNKKFQKNVKKFQNLVHPSNEDRIKKPSGLLVDHLISGTTLLKKCTVFLSLLSFVKEAFSYVFVKFIQIINDCRAQEITIVKDLEVRLEKLEKKLKENVEEIQSLRLQVAEHTERLEKLNNEEKTTNMGFLLDKSKLQLADIPTSSIQLPVFPPAPVPFSTSLAPPPPPPPPPPFGALGVKNQLVLKNTSAVRKPSQKPQTMRPAISLEDIISVKLKKTPFAQRNERLTKLTPSNELHRISLEALRSVKLKKTPALLKETSPVKSKSPKGKIRHVLRRLPITLSPGGTPKGGRSNVIYDQDDMTPVMTRALLKRFDAFQMSPDSEENKENDVQFM; encoded by the exons atgcgaAAACCACCATATTTATCAAATAAGAAGTGgaacaaaaagtttcaaaagaatgtgaaaaaatttcaaaatcttgtgcATCCATCAAATGAAGACAGAATCAAGAAACCTTCTGGTCTACTAGTTGATCATTTGATTTCAGGAACCACCCTACTTAAAAAATGTACAGTTTTCTTAAGCCTTTTGAGCTTTGTGAAGGAGGCTTTCAGTTATGTTTTTGTgaaattcattcaaatcatCAATGATTGCAGAGCTCAAGAAATTACTATAGTGAAAGATCTAGAAGTGAGActtgaaaaattagaaaaaaaacttaaagaaaatgttgaagaaattCAGTCCCTTCGGCTGCAAGTTGCCGAACACACGGAAAGACTAGAAAAACTTAACAATGAAGAAAAGACGACAAATATGGGGTTTCTTTTAGATAAATCGAAGCTTCAATTGGCAGACATCCCTACTTCTTCCATACAATTACCAGTTTTTCCACCTGCTCCAGTTCCCTTTTCTACTAGTCTTGCtcctccacctcctcctccaccaccaccaccatttgGGGCATTGGGTGTAAAAAACCAACTAGTTTTAAAGAACACTTCTGCTGTAAGGAAACCGTCTCAGAAACCGCAAACGATGAGACCTGCCATAAGTCTTGAAGATATCATCAgcgtaaaattgaaaaaaactccATTTGCTCAACGGAATGAAAGG CTAACAAAGTTGACACCCTCGAACGAGTTACACCGAATATCACTTGAAGCTCTCCGATCAgtaaaactgaagaaaaccCCTGCGTTGTTGAAAGAAACTAGTCCCGTTAAGTCAAAATCACCAAAAGG taaaaTACGTCATGTTCTTCGACGTCTTCCCATAACTTTAAGTCCTGGAGGAACTCCAAAAGGAGGACGATCAAATGTGATATATGATCAAGATGACATGACCCCAGTCATGACACGCGCTTTGCTTAAGCGTTTTGATGCATTTCAAATGAGCCCAGATTCTGAAGAGAATAAGGAAAACGATGTTCAATTCATGTAA
- the LOC124327518 gene encoding uncharacterized protein LOC124327518: MPAIDQPASYSSRGRGSHTVPPVTTIASLTVNIVLPVSASSPMEDLPLELPIAMNVTCPQDLISPIIAGITYQGNIVLPNISSESSGLFNQAGGSQLADWSSRYDIPIPATETTVQLRRAPVLPVLPQETEESSDSENENETTRQPNWHTYNCGKRNALTLFDGLGYSYGIKKPRLKQRRGDVTIVQNRRNVELWCVNEMAHTYQGKLSTHAKKKDVSFKKIIVADSKAKGKEERFTSARRVVQPILQKNFDGAPEKELPKMKNVIRAVQRGRGLHIPSNPPDFRFDWETYSGFIEPGFYRGDVVVETECTYARHLIFATDRQLELLRNAKRWYGDATFGITPSPWYQVYSIHAFIRHGNLDTQVPLVFVLMARKRACDYRVVFTHILDLLMVPAVEEFVMDFEAAVWQVCKSLMPHVKLMGCAFHIAQAKFKHLKELGLGPSYRTDSRVKTCCRHKSVNSIFKFAPC, from the exons ATGCCAGCAATTGATCAACCGGCATCTTATTCCAGCCGTGGCCGTGGAAGTCATACAGTGCCACCAGTTACTACTATTGCGTCACTCACAGTAAATATCGTGTTACCTGTTTCAGCAAGTTCACCGATGGAGGACTTACCCCTTGAATTGCCGATTGCAATGAACGTCACTTGTCCTCAGGATTTAATATCCCCCATTATAGCTGGAATTACGTACCAA GGTAACATCGTTCTGCCAAATATAAGTTCTGAATCTTCTGGCTTGTTTAACCAAGCCGGTGGTTCACAACTTGCTGATTGGAGTAGCCGATACGATATTCCTATCCCAGCAACTGAGACAACTGTGCAGTTAAGAAGAGCACCTGTGTTGCCTGTGTTGCCACAAGAAACCGAAGAATCCAGTGACTCAGAGAATGAGAATGAAACCACACGCCAACCTAATTGGCATACGTATAATTGTGGTAAAAG gaATGCCCTGACGTTATTCGACGGCCTAGGATACAGCTACGGTATAAAAAAACCTCGTCTAAAACAACGACGTGGCGATGTAACAATCGTGCAAAACCGAAGGAATGTGGAGCTCTGGTGTGTCAACGAAATGGCACATACATACCAGGGAAAACTAAGCACGCATGCCAAAAAAAAGGATGTGTCATTCAAGAAAATTATTGTAGCTGATTCAAAGGCAAAGGGGAAAGAAGAGCGGTTCACAAGTGCTCGGCGCGTGGTTCAACCTATTCTTCAAAAGAACTTCGATGGCGCACCGGAAAAAGAActgccaaaaatgaaaaacgtcaTCCGTGCTGTTCAACGCGGACGAGGACTACATATACCATCAAATCCACCCGACTTTCGCTTTGATTGGG AAACCTACAGTGGATTCATCGAACCGGGATTCTATCGTGGTGACGTCGTGGTGGAGACTGAGTGCACTTACGCACGCCATCTGATATTCGCAACGGATCGTCAACTGGAGCTGCTCCGCAATGCAAAAAGGTGGTACGGCGACGCTACTTTTGGTATTACGCCATCACCTTGGTATCAAGTTTATTCTATCCATGCATTCATTCGACATGGCAATTTAGATACCCAAGTCCcccttgtttttgttcttatgGCACGCAAAAGGGCTTGCGATTATCGAGTTGTGTTCACACACATTTTGGATTTACTTATGGTACCGGCGGTTGAAGAATTTGTCATGGACTTTGAAGCTGCTGTATGGCAAGTTTGTAAAAGCTTAATGCCTCATGTCAAGCTTATGGGGTGTGCTTTTCACATTGCGCAAGCTaagtttaaacatttaaagGAACTTGGATTAGGCCCATCTTATCGAACTGATTCTCGGGTTAAGACATGCTGCCGTCATAAATCAGTCAATTCTATCTTTAAATTTGCTCCCTGctga
- the LOC124326928 gene encoding uncharacterized protein LOC124326928 — protein MASVRFPNSQEICRNCNHPIAGRLPQMLVCNSCLFYVHRTCLPGKGISSTEYVRLKKQKEAFHFKFNPCSNVEEFVHLGIGNGRDINQPVASSSSVADDVDQLPASTSRGRGRPRAVLADVSDQLPASTSRGRGRPRAVLANDVDQPPVSLSRGRGRPRAVLADDVDQPPASLSRGRGCPRAVLADDVDQPPASLSLGRGRPRAVLADDVDQPPLH, from the exons ATGGCTTCCGTACGTTTTCCCAATTCCCAGGAAATATGTCGAAATTGCAACCATCCTATTGCAGGACGCTTACCTCAAATGTTGGTATGCAATTCTTGTCTTTTTTACGTGCATCGAACCTGTTTGCCAGGGAAAG gTATCAGTAGTACTGAATATGTGCGTTTGAAAAAGCAAAAGGAAgctttccatttcaaatttaatcctTGTAGCAATGTAGAAGAATTTGTACATTTGGGTATTGGAAATGGACGTGATATTAATCAACCTGtagcttcatcatcatctgtgGCCGATGATGTTGATCAACTTCCAGCTTCAACAAGTCGTGGCCGTGGCCGACCAAGAGCCGTTCTGGCCGATGTTAGTGATCAACTTCCAGCTTCAACAAGTCGTGGTCGTGGCCGTCCAAGAGCCGTTCTGGCCAATGATGTTGATCAACCTCCAGTTTCATTAAGTCGTGGCCGTGGCCGTCCAAGAGCCGTTCTGGCCGATGATGTTGATCAACCTCCAGCTTCATTAAGTCGTGGCCGTGGCTGTCCAAGAGCCGTTCTGGCCGATGATGTTGATCAACCTCCAGCTTCATTAAGTCTTGGCCGTGGCCGTCCAAGAGCCGTTCTGGCCGATGATGTTGATCAACCTCCA CTTCATTAA